Proteins encoded in a region of the Bacillus sp. SM2101 genome:
- a CDS encoding DUF4275 family protein, with translation MNSNREQLHSIIQELTDDAVFELTFYAKEIKSRYEFKDKMDQKGVGLTYIGNAEVRKRWEDTFTNSISQSKKDEIFLHQYLWHIFSFQVLPCKEKEKAIEAFNTLKKNKIYVFYQNTYSYSLENAENITTEDFKGERDIYIVNEDFTWTYIQTHEQEAGLGPYFFEI, from the coding sequence ATGAATTCGAATAGAGAGCAATTGCATTCAATTATTCAGGAATTAACAGATGATGCGGTTTTTGAATTAACATTTTATGCAAAGGAAATCAAATCAAGATACGAGTTTAAAGATAAGATGGATCAAAAAGGGGTCGGACTTACCTATATTGGTAATGCTGAAGTAAGGAAACGATGGGAAGATACGTTTACGAATTCCATTAGTCAAAGTAAAAAAGATGAAATCTTTTTACACCAATATCTATGGCATATTTTCAGCTTTCAAGTATTGCCTTGTAAAGAAAAAGAAAAAGCCATTGAAGCTTTCAATACATTAAAGAAAAACAAAATTTATGTATTTTATCAAAATACATACTCATACTCACTTGAAAATGCTGAAAATATTACGACAGAGGATTTTAAAGGTGAAAGGGATATATATATAGTTAACGAAGATTTTACATGGACTTATATACAAACCCATGAACAAGAGGCAGGATTGGGCCCTTATTTTTTTGAAATATAA